TCTAAGTCAATGTCTGGCTTCCGTGCACCATTTGTACCGGGTTGGGATACGCACGGTCTTCCTATTGAGCAAGTCTTGGCAAAACAAGGTGTTAAGCGCAAGGAAATGGACTTGGTAGAATACCTTGAAATGTGCCGTGGCTACGCTCTTAGCCAAGTTGATAAGCAACGTGATGATTTCAAACGCTTGGGTGTTTCTGCAGACTGGGAAAATCCATACATCACCTTGACAAAAGACTATGAAGCAGCTCAAATCCGTGTCTTCGGTGCTATGGCAGACAAGGGCTATATTTACCGCGGTGCCAAGCCTGTCTATTGGTCATGGTCATCTGAATCTGCCCTTGCAGAAGCTGAAATCGAGTACCATGACATTGACTCAACATCTCTTTACTATGCTAACAAGGTCAAAGATGGCAAGGGGCTCTTGGATACAGACAGCTACATCGTTGTCTGGACAACGACTCCATTTACAGTAACGGCTTCTCGCGGTTTGACAATGGGAGCAGACATTGACTATGTCTTGGTTCAACCAGCTGGTTCTGACCGTAAGTATGTATTGGCAGAAGCCTTGGTTGATAGTTTGGCAGCCAAATTTGGTTGGGAATCCTTCGAAGTGATTTCAAAACACAAGGGTGCTGAGTTTGAATATATTGTCACAGAACACCCATGGGATAATGAAGTGGATGAATTGGTCATCTTGGGTGATCATGTAACGACAGATTCAGGTACTGGTATTGTCCATACGGCTCCTGGTTTTGGTGAAGATGACTATAATGTCGGAATCAAATACAATTTAGAGGTTGCGGTAACTGTCAACGAACGCGGCTTGATGAATGAAGCTGCGGGTCCTGATTTTGAAGGGCAATTCTATGACAAGGTTGTACCAACGGTTAAGGAAAAATTAGGCGACTTGCTCCTTGCTAGTGAAGTGATTAATCACTCTTATCCATTTGACTGGAGAACCAAGAAGCCAATCATCTGGCGTGCAGTACCGCAATGGTTTGCCTCTGTTTCTAAATTCCGTCAGGAAATCTTGGACCAAATCGAAGCAACGACCTTTATTCCTGCTTGGGGTAAAACACGTCTTTACAACATGATCCGTGACCGAGGTGACTGGGTCATCTCTCGTCAGCGTGCTTGGGGTGTGCCGCTTCCAATCTTCTATGCAGAAGATGGTACAGCGATTATGACCAAGGAAGTGACAGACCACGTTGCTGCCCTTTTTGAAGAGCATGGTTCTATCATCTGGTGGAAATCAGAAGCAAAAGATCTTTTGCCAGCTGGTTTCACTCATCCAGGTTCACCAAATGGCGAATTTACCAAAGAAACAGACATCATGGACGTATGGTTTGACTCTGGTTCATCTTGGAATGGTGTCATGAACGCCCGTGAAAATCTTGCCTACCCAGCAGACCTCTACTTAGAAGGTTCTGACCAATACCGTGGTTGGTTTAACTCATCCTTGATTACCTCTGTAGCTGTAAACGGTCATGCACCATACAAGGCTGTCTTGTCACAAGGTTTTGTCTTAGATGGCAAAGGTATGAAGATGTCTAAATCTCTAGGCAATACCATTCTACCAAGTGATGTTGAGAAACAATTTGGTGCAGAAATCTTGCGTCTGTGGGTGACATCCGTTGATACGTCAAACGATGTGCGTGTGTCTATGGATATTCTTGGACAGGTTTCTGAAACCTATCGTAAAATCCGTAATACCCTTCGCTTCTTGATTGCCAACACTTCTGATTTCAATCCTGCAAGTGATGCAGTGGCTTACGAAGAGCTTCGTTCTGTTGACCAATATCTCTTGGTGAAATTTAACAAATTGGTAGCCCAAATCCGTGAAGCCTACGACAATTATGATTTCATGGGTATCTACAAATCTGTAATAAACTTTGTAACCCTTGATTTATCAGCCTTCTACCTCGATTTTGCCAAAGATGTTGTCTACATTGATGGTGCTAAATCACTTTCTCGCCGTCAGATGCAGACAGTTTTCTATGACATCTTGGTGAAAATTACCAAGCTCTTGACCCCAATCTTGCCACACACAGCAGAAGAAATTTGGTCATACTTGGAACACGAAGCAGAAGAGTTTGTACAATTGGCGGAAATGCCAGAGGTGGAAACCTTTGCCAATGAAGCGCAACTTTTGGCTGATTGGGAAAACTTTATGGTCTTCCGTACTCAGGCACAAAAAGCCTTGGAAGAAGCGCGTAATGCCAAAGTCATCGGTAAGTCACTTGAAGCTCATTTGACTGCCTATGTCTCAGCTGAAACCAAGTCCTTCTTGGAGAGCTTGAATGCAGACCTTGCTCAGTTGCTTATCGTTTCTAACCTTACAGTAACCACGGAAGCAGCTCCTGAAAGTGCTGTTCTGGTAGAAGAAGTTGCCTTTACTGTAGAGCGTGCAAGCGGTGAAGTATGTGACCGTTGCCGCCGTATTGATACTAGCGTTGTAGAACGTAGCTATGGTGCGACAATCTGTGACCACTGTGCAAACGTAGTGGAAGAAAACTTTGCTGAAGCAGTAGCTCAAGGTTTTGAAGCTTAAGTAATCACAATACATTTGTTAAAGTCTATCTAGCGATAGGCTTTTTTTGTAATACTCTTCGAAAATCAAAATTATCCGTTGTCACGAGCCTTGATGAGTGAAAAGCTCCATTGGAGCTTCAGAACGTAGACAAACTCCTAAAAATATAAAAATTGAAGAAGTTTGCGAAAGATAGCAAGTCATTAAACTCTTAGAAACATTGATATTTCGGTATTTTTGAGAGTTTTTTTATTTTCAACATAAAGAAAAAAGATTGAAGAAAATTGTCCAAAATGGACTTTTTCTTCAATCTGAAAGAAGCCAAATGTCTTCCTACACTTCTGCGATAATGGGAATAGACATTTCAATCAAACGGTCTGTGTGAATCGTTTGAATGGCAGCCTTGTTAATAGTTCGTTCATCAATTTTTCGATGAAGGAAGAAATCACGAATTTGCTCGATTTCATTTTGTTGTACTGCACGGTATTTATTACTGATCAAGAGTTCATAATGACGGGGTGCCTGTGTGAAAATAACGTCTGTATTCCCTGCAGAATAAGTCTCTACTAGGAAAGCATCAGTATTAGCCAACTGGCTTTGGACAAGATTGGGATGACTATTTGTCGTGTTAATGATTTTCATGTGGAACCTCCTCTATCTCTTTGGCTACATTATAGCACGATTAGAGTGTTTTTACTAGTTATTGAATGAATTTTCTTGCAATTTCCATTGTTCAATGCCCCATTTGTGACTACCACGTTTGAGTTTATCGATGGCTTCATTGACTGGGAACCAGGCAATATGGTTGAAATCTTCTAGTGGTTGTCCTATTTGATGGTAGCTAGTTACTTCATAGATGTAGGCTGGATTATAGAAATGGGTATCGCGGTGGCTAGAGTAGAAGTATTCGTCAGCCTGACCAAAGTATTTTCCGATTTCAGCGGTAAATCCAAGTTCTTCCATCAATTCGCGCTCCAAGGCAATGAGGTGATTTTCTCCCTTTTCAATTTCTCCACCAGGAAGAAACCAAGCTCCGTTTGGTGCTTGAACGAGTATGATTTGTTCTTTCTTTTCATCTGGGATAACTGCGTAAACACCAAAGCGACTCTGGTAGCTGACGCCAGCCTTCTTTTCTCCAAATACAGCGATTTTCTCCATAGGCAATTCTATCCTCTTTCATAATTGGAATGAGTTGTATACATTATACCACTTTTTTCTTATTTTTCCTTGTGATAGGCTTTACAAAGTAAAGTTTTTTTATAGGATGGAGATGGGGAAAAATTTAGAAAAATAGAATATCAAAACAGTAAAATAGGCTACTCGTAGGGAGCAGCTCTATTTTCTTATTTTGTCTTTGTTTGTGCCTTGATTTGAATTGTACCTTTACTTGACATGACAGCACGTAGGTCTTTTTCTGCTGGATGTTCTAAGTAGAAGTCGGTGATAGCATCTTCAATCTGATCTTGGATGGTTCTGCGTAGTGGACGAGCTCCCATCTTTGGATCGTAGCCAAGGTCCACTAATTTCTCCTTAACTTTATCTGTTACATGGAGGCTGATGCCATTGTGAGAAAGGCGTTTGTTTACATCGTCTAGCATGAGGCTGACGATTTCAAGTAGGTTTTCCTTGCTCAGTGGTTGGAACTCAATAATGCCGTCAAATCGGTTCATAAATTCAGGTGTGAAGAAATTGCTAAGTTGGCCAAGGACTGATTGAGTCCGCCCTTCCATAGCCGCACCAAAACCGACACTTGCTTCAACTTTTCCAGTACCAGCATTTGATGTCATGATGATGATGGTATCTTTGAAGCTGACAGTACGACCTTGTCCATCTGTCAGACGCCCATCGTCTAAGACCTGAAGGAACATGTGCATGACATCTGGGTGGGCTTTTTCAACTTCGTCAAGGAGGATGAGTGAATAAGGATTACGACGGACTTTTTCAGTCAATTGTCCAGCCTCCTCATAGCCTACATAGCCTGGAGGAGCTCCGACGAGTTTAGCGACAGCGTGTTTTTCCATGTATTCGGACATGTCGAAGCGGATCATGCTGTCCGCCGAACCGAAGAGTTCGATAGCTAATTGCTTAGACAATTCGGTTTTACCGACACCTGTTGGTCCGACAAAGAGGAAGGATCCAATTGGACGATTTGGAGCACCGAGACCGACACGATTACGGCGGATGGCTTTAGCTATCTTGTCAACTGCTTCATCTTGTCCGATAACATGGGCTTTTAAGTCACTAGCGAGGTTCACAAGCTGGGACTGTTCTTTTTCTTTTAAATCACCAACTGGGATATTTGTTTTTTGCTCAACGATGGCCTCAATTTCTTTCTCAGTAATGAGTGGAATATCTTCCTCGCTGATAGTTGCCTTTTGCATCTCCTTGTACTTAGCAATTTGGTCACGGAAATAGGCCGCTTTTTCATAGTCCTCATCCCGTGTAGCTTGTGCTTTACGATTTTCGGCATCAATCAGGCGTTGGTCAATTTCTTTTGGATCAATAAAGTTGAGGGTCAAATTCATTTTTGAACCAGCTTCATCCAGAAGGTCAATAGCCTTGTCTGGTAGGAAACGGTCTTGAATGTAGCGGTTGGACAGTACTGCGGCAGCTTCGATAGCAGCATCGGAGTATTTAACATGATGGTAAT
This region of Streptococcus suis genomic DNA includes:
- a CDS encoding ATP-dependent Clp protease ATP-binding subunit, which encodes MLCKNCNINDATIHLYTNLNGKQQQVDLCHNCYQIMKTDPNNAILRGLGDLTNPNNMDPFSEFFNHLGGYPGNTPAGKNREQTPPTQAGGHNGRGGQTPPPQQPQQPNGLLEEFGINVTEIARRGDIDPVIGRDQEITRVIEILNRRTKNNPVLIGEPGVGKTAVVEGLAQKIVDGDVPQKLRDKEVIRLDVVSLVQGTGIRGQFEERMQKLMEEIRNRREIILFIDEIHEIVGAGSAGDGNMDAGNILKPALARGEMQLVGATTLNEYRIIEKDAALERRMQPVKVEEPSVEETITILKGIQNKYQDYHHVKYSDAAIEAAAVLSNRYIQDRFLPDKAIDLLDEAGSKMNLTLNFIDPKEIDQRLIDAENRKAQATRDEDYEKAAYFRDQIAKYKEMQKATISEEDIPLITEKEIEAIVEQKTNIPVGDLKEKEQSQLVNLASDLKAHVIGQDEAVDKIAKAIRRNRVGLGAPNRPIGSFLFVGPTGVGKTELSKQLAIELFGSADSMIRFDMSEYMEKHAVAKLVGAPPGYVGYEEAGQLTEKVRRNPYSLILLDEVEKAHPDVMHMFLQVLDDGRLTDGQGRTVSFKDTIIIMTSNAGTGKVEASVGFGAAMEGRTQSVLGQLSNFFTPEFMNRFDGIIEFQPLSKENLLEIVSLMLDDVNKRLSHNGISLHVTDKVKEKLVDLGYDPKMGARPLRRTIQDQIEDAITDFYLEHPAEKDLRAVMSSKGTIQIKAQTKTK
- a CDS encoding NUDIX hydrolase, which translates into the protein MEKIAVFGEKKAGVSYQSRFGVYAVIPDEKKEQIILVQAPNGAWFLPGGEIEKGENHLIALERELMEELGFTAEIGKYFGQADEYFYSSHRDTHFYNPAYIYEVTSYHQIGQPLEDFNHIAWFPVNEAIDKLKRGSHKWGIEQWKLQENSFNN
- the ileS gene encoding isoleucine--tRNA ligase translates to MKLKETLNLGKTAFPMRAGLPTREPEWQKAWDEANLYARRQELNEGKPAFHLHDGPPYANGNIHVGHALNKISKDIIVRSKSMSGFRAPFVPGWDTHGLPIEQVLAKQGVKRKEMDLVEYLEMCRGYALSQVDKQRDDFKRLGVSADWENPYITLTKDYEAAQIRVFGAMADKGYIYRGAKPVYWSWSSESALAEAEIEYHDIDSTSLYYANKVKDGKGLLDTDSYIVVWTTTPFTVTASRGLTMGADIDYVLVQPAGSDRKYVLAEALVDSLAAKFGWESFEVISKHKGAEFEYIVTEHPWDNEVDELVILGDHVTTDSGTGIVHTAPGFGEDDYNVGIKYNLEVAVTVNERGLMNEAAGPDFEGQFYDKVVPTVKEKLGDLLLASEVINHSYPFDWRTKKPIIWRAVPQWFASVSKFRQEILDQIEATTFIPAWGKTRLYNMIRDRGDWVISRQRAWGVPLPIFYAEDGTAIMTKEVTDHVAALFEEHGSIIWWKSEAKDLLPAGFTHPGSPNGEFTKETDIMDVWFDSGSSWNGVMNARENLAYPADLYLEGSDQYRGWFNSSLITSVAVNGHAPYKAVLSQGFVLDGKGMKMSKSLGNTILPSDVEKQFGAEILRLWVTSVDTSNDVRVSMDILGQVSETYRKIRNTLRFLIANTSDFNPASDAVAYEELRSVDQYLLVKFNKLVAQIREAYDNYDFMGIYKSVINFVTLDLSAFYLDFAKDVVYIDGAKSLSRRQMQTVFYDILVKITKLLTPILPHTAEEIWSYLEHEAEEFVQLAEMPEVETFANEAQLLADWENFMVFRTQAQKALEEARNAKVIGKSLEAHLTAYVSAETKSFLESLNADLAQLLIVSNLTVTTEAAPESAVLVEEVAFTVERASGEVCDRCRRIDTSVVERSYGATICDHCANVVEENFAEAVAQGFEA
- a CDS encoding DUF1827 family protein, with the protein product MKIINTTNSHPNLVQSQLANTDAFLVETYSAGNTDVIFTQAPRHYELLISNKYRAVQQNEIEQIRDFFLHRKIDERTINKAAIQTIHTDRLIEMSIPIIAEV